A region of Salinibacter sp. 10B DNA encodes the following proteins:
- a CDS encoding transposase, with protein sequence MTCAGIDVAKKHLDLAIRFGSEEVETHHFENDSEGITQLEELLREADPERIVLEATGGYEQPVSAALSATRCNQKIRAFYDRLTDRGKAKKTALVACMRKLLVIMNTMMKNGTQWNSEYQTSST encoded by the coding sequence ATGACATGCGCTGGTATCGATGTAGCCAAAAAGCATCTGGACCTGGCAATTCGGTTCGGTTCTGAGGAGGTCGAGACCCACCATTTTGAAAACGATTCTGAGGGCATCACTCAGCTTGAAGAGCTGCTCCGCGAGGCCGATCCGGAACGGATCGTCTTGGAGGCGACCGGTGGCTACGAACAACCGGTCAGCGCCGCCCTCTCGGCCACTCGATGCAACCAGAAAATTCGGGCGTTTTACGACCGATTAACCGATCGAGGGAAGGCCAAGAAGACGGCGCTCGTTGCTTGCATGCGGAAGCTTCTGGTGATCATGAACACGATGATGAAAAACGGAACCCAGTGGAATTCGGAATACCAGACCTCTTCTACTTGA
- the xseA gene encoding exodeoxyribonuclease VII large subunit — MPTSNDHSISDGGILSVTELTRGLSDLVESHYDDVWVEGELSNFTRAASGHCYFTLKDADAQIRCVMWKHLTQYVYFEPEEGMQVRVNGHASVYERRGDLQIMAQAMRQAGKGAQQEAYEQLKQKLKDEGLFDRERKKALPTFPEKIGVVTSGEGAALQDILSVLERRFPPAQVVLCPVPVQGLDAPQAIADAIAAFNDLPADDDQRPDLIITGRGGGSTEDLWAFNEEVVARAIDASDLPVVSAVGHESDTSIADFVADERAATPSMAAEIVVPDRRDVAHRVRDLHDRLRDRVTRQLQDARQRIDALVSSRAFHSPIRRLEQHRQHLDAIVDRLERSGERITEQARTRLDRLQSRLQALDPEQPLRRGYAYPTRDGDPVPSAESLQDGDLLRLRFHDGSRVAEVQSDTGDRDET, encoded by the coding sequence ATGCCGACCTCCAATGATCATTCTATCTCTGACGGTGGGATCCTCAGCGTCACCGAGCTCACCCGCGGTCTCAGCGACCTTGTGGAGAGCCATTACGATGACGTGTGGGTGGAGGGCGAGCTGTCCAATTTTACCCGCGCAGCGTCGGGCCACTGCTACTTTACGCTGAAGGACGCCGACGCTCAGATCCGATGCGTGATGTGGAAGCACCTCACGCAGTACGTCTATTTTGAGCCGGAGGAGGGCATGCAGGTGCGCGTGAACGGCCACGCGTCGGTCTACGAGCGGCGGGGCGACCTGCAAATCATGGCGCAGGCGATGCGGCAGGCGGGGAAGGGGGCACAGCAGGAGGCCTACGAGCAACTGAAGCAGAAGCTGAAGGATGAAGGCCTCTTTGACCGAGAGCGCAAGAAGGCGCTGCCGACGTTTCCTGAGAAGATCGGCGTCGTGACGTCTGGGGAAGGGGCAGCCTTGCAGGACATCCTGTCGGTGCTAGAGCGGCGCTTCCCCCCGGCCCAGGTCGTGCTCTGCCCGGTGCCCGTGCAGGGCCTCGACGCCCCGCAGGCCATCGCCGATGCGATTGCGGCATTCAACGATCTTCCGGCGGACGACGATCAGCGCCCGGATCTGATCATTACGGGACGGGGCGGCGGCTCTACGGAGGACCTCTGGGCCTTCAACGAAGAGGTAGTGGCGCGGGCCATCGACGCGTCGGACCTGCCGGTGGTGAGTGCGGTGGGGCACGAGAGTGACACGTCCATAGCCGACTTTGTGGCCGACGAACGGGCCGCCACGCCGTCGATGGCCGCTGAGATTGTGGTGCCGGACCGGCGGGACGTGGCCCATCGCGTACGGGACCTCCATGACCGTCTCCGCGACCGCGTGACTCGCCAGCTGCAGGATGCCCGCCAGCGTATCGACGCCCTCGTGTCGTCCCGGGCCTTCCACTCTCCGATTCGCCGCCTCGAACAGCATCGCCAGCACCTCGACGCGATCGTCGACCGCCTGGAGCGCAGCGGCGAGCGCATCACGGAGCAGGCCCGCACCCGCCTCGACCGACTCCAGAGCCGCCTGCAGGCCCTCGATCCCGAACAGCCCCTCCGCCGCGGCTACGCCTACCCGACTCGTGACGGCGACCCGGTGCCCTCGGCCGAATCGCTTCAGGACGGCGATCTCCTCCGTCTTCGCTTTCACGACGGGAGTCGGGTGGCGGAGGTGCAGTCGGACACGGGCGACCGAGACGAGACGTAG
- a CDS encoding VRR-NUC domain-containing protein, with translation MFRFRKSSRRWWQKPLAMMSGRCLPAELAVLHLELRLGETGAWLNSRSTTSGVVDLVQGPDGTFETERTELPGFVSELLGMIYEATGLSKGAPDLVLWDSGGASVRLVEAKCPHWDQLSDEQIRFLDAAEEHGASASVVEWEFLSDAE, from the coding sequence ATGTTTCGATTTCGGAAGTCGTCCCGGCGCTGGTGGCAAAAGCCGCTTGCCATGATGTCGGGCCGATGTCTGCCTGCTGAGCTGGCTGTTCTGCACCTTGAGCTCCGATTGGGGGAGACGGGAGCGTGGCTCAACTCCAGGAGCACAACGTCTGGCGTCGTGGATCTCGTGCAGGGGCCCGACGGCACCTTCGAGACCGAGCGAACAGAGCTTCCTGGTTTTGTGTCCGAACTGCTGGGCATGATCTACGAGGCCACGGGCCTGTCGAAGGGGGCTCCGGATCTCGTGCTTTGGGATTCTGGGGGCGCGTCCGTTCGGCTCGTCGAAGCAAAATGCCCGCACTGGGATCAGCTTTCCGACGAGCAGATCCGGTTTCTGGATGCGGCCGAGGAGCATGGCGCTTCCGCTTCTGTGGTGGAGTGGGAGTTTTTATCCGACGCTGAATAG
- a CDS encoding DUF433 domain-containing protein, with translation MSDEELLERITVDPDVMTGKPVIQGTRLTVDHILNLMAHGATEEEILEEYHRLEREDIRACLLFSAKSLSDSSFMPLKAA, from the coding sequence ATGAGTGATGAAGAGCTGCTGGAACGAATTACGGTCGATCCCGACGTGATGACTGGAAAGCCCGTCATTCAGGGCACCCGACTTACCGTGGACCACATCTTGAATCTCATGGCCCACGGAGCGACCGAGGAAGAGATTCTTGAAGAGTATCATCGACTTGAGCGGGAGGACATCCGGGCGTGTCTGCTGTTCAGTGCGAAATCGCTCTCCGATTCGAGCTTCATGCCCTTGAAAGCAGCGTAG
- the smc gene encoding chromosome segregation protein SMC, whose product MYLSKLELQGFKSFAESTTLAFDPGVTTIVGPNGCGKSNIVDAIRWVIGEQRPTVLRSEKMENLIFNGTSDRRPLGMAEVELTIENTDGVLPTEYSEVTIGRRLFRDGKSEYLMNGTQCRLKDITDLFMDTGMAADAYSVIELSMVDELVSGSTEDRRRMFEEAAGITRYKMRRRQALRKLDNTQSDLERIRDLTDEISTQVERLQRQAEKAQKYKEAEAELHRLELLLSQVEYDRLIHKQEQLQEKEDEQTERAKALEAKESETEERLEELRDTLEAREATLQERREELQEHRAQVRDLEAEQRLQRERLNRARSDRDEAEQAQEEALEQREELSGQVQRLESTIEQARPALDEAEAALEEAEAERDEAKAAAADLRERVQDLREKAEAAADEQGERRRRLDQHTNRLEMLEEEQDRVAEQEDELQAKAEGFDDRLREAQSRRADLREKLEEAQTQLDRAEAEHEDREQNLDEATDRLRELERQRDAAEAEVELLDGLVSSYDELSDAVQYLATDGSLDDLKTVADVLACDDEVRVALDAALGDLASCIVVRTPEDARSAIAQLREAEKGQASFLILDHLPASVPNGEAPAGTTPLRDVVRTTDTAYDALADTLLHDCYLTDTLDDVEAAADQAEGPIRIFARTGEWVDGRGVVKGGSQTENVSPAASRLGRREQLDRAREHMNELQQKCEKQETTVEEARQALHEIDLDARRAAVREAEEALSDVQSTVERLEYEKESVEERRQELRERADEIEAERAEHREQAEALRAQVEEGQERVDALRQKRAEAEEALEEAEERERQAVDAFSDANVAAVEARNRLENLEQDLERARERIAEIDQATERRAEKIEEYQETIEAALDKQTDLDEQIEAIRSEREAHDEKVEEAEEALQNTKSEIAEVESQLRSLRQDRESALNEKNEAAVHLAEIETRIEDVVGSVAEDFERDLADDPVEVPEDFDEKEAQSEVKSLRGTINALGDVNPLALEEYEEEKERLDFLQEQKADLEEAEETLLETIEEINSTAAERFFETFDQIKDSFGDIFTELFGEGATAELALEDPDDPIDSPIEIIAKPRGKRPVTLDQLSSGEKALTATALLFSIYLVKPSPFCVLDEVDAPLDDANVERFMSLVRRFEDETQFVLVTHNQRTMALSDRMYGVTMEEQGVSTLVGVEFDEAMELTE is encoded by the coding sequence ATGTATCTGAGTAAACTGGAGCTGCAGGGCTTTAAGAGCTTTGCCGAGTCGACGACGCTGGCCTTTGATCCCGGCGTCACCACCATCGTCGGCCCCAACGGCTGTGGCAAGTCGAACATTGTGGACGCCATCCGCTGGGTGATCGGTGAGCAGCGGCCCACCGTACTCCGCTCCGAGAAGATGGAAAACCTCATCTTCAACGGCACCTCCGACCGGCGCCCGCTCGGCATGGCCGAGGTGGAGCTCACGATTGAGAACACCGACGGGGTGCTGCCCACGGAGTACTCCGAAGTGACGATCGGGCGGCGCCTCTTCCGCGACGGCAAGTCGGAGTACCTGATGAACGGGACGCAGTGCCGCCTGAAGGACATCACCGACCTGTTCATGGACACGGGGATGGCGGCGGACGCCTACTCGGTGATTGAGCTGAGTATGGTCGACGAGCTGGTGTCCGGCTCCACCGAGGACCGCCGTCGCATGTTTGAGGAGGCCGCCGGCATTACGCGCTACAAGATGCGCCGGCGCCAGGCCCTCCGCAAGCTCGACAACACGCAGTCCGACCTGGAGCGCATCCGCGACCTGACCGACGAGATTAGCACGCAGGTGGAGCGGCTGCAGCGCCAGGCCGAGAAGGCACAGAAGTACAAGGAGGCGGAGGCGGAGCTGCACCGGCTGGAGCTACTGCTCTCGCAGGTGGAGTACGACCGCCTCATTCACAAACAGGAACAGCTGCAGGAAAAAGAGGACGAGCAGACCGAGCGGGCGAAAGCATTGGAGGCAAAAGAATCCGAGACGGAGGAGCGACTGGAGGAATTGCGAGACACGCTTGAGGCGCGAGAGGCCACGCTTCAGGAGCGCCGCGAAGAGTTGCAGGAGCACCGGGCGCAGGTGCGTGACCTGGAGGCCGAGCAGCGACTGCAGCGCGAGCGCCTGAACCGAGCGCGCAGCGACCGCGACGAGGCCGAGCAGGCGCAGGAGGAGGCCCTAGAGCAGCGGGAGGAGCTCTCGGGGCAGGTGCAGCGGCTGGAGAGCACGATTGAGCAGGCGCGTCCAGCGCTGGACGAGGCCGAAGCGGCGCTGGAAGAAGCGGAGGCCGAGCGAGACGAAGCCAAGGCCGCCGCGGCCGACCTCCGCGAGCGGGTGCAGGACCTTCGGGAGAAGGCCGAGGCGGCAGCGGACGAGCAGGGGGAGCGCCGGCGCCGGCTGGACCAGCACACGAACCGGCTTGAGATGCTGGAGGAGGAGCAGGATCGCGTCGCCGAGCAAGAGGACGAGCTTCAGGCAAAGGCCGAGGGATTTGACGACCGGCTCCGAGAGGCGCAGAGCCGGCGGGCCGACCTCCGGGAGAAACTGGAGGAGGCGCAGACTCAGCTCGACCGGGCGGAAGCGGAGCACGAGGATAGAGAACAGAACCTCGACGAGGCCACCGACCGGCTCCGCGAACTGGAACGGCAGCGCGACGCCGCCGAGGCCGAGGTGGAGCTGCTAGACGGCCTGGTGTCGAGCTACGACGAGCTGTCGGACGCCGTGCAGTATCTCGCCACGGACGGGTCGCTGGACGATCTGAAAACGGTGGCCGACGTGCTGGCCTGCGACGACGAGGTGCGTGTGGCCCTGGACGCGGCGCTGGGCGACCTCGCCTCGTGCATCGTCGTCCGCACCCCCGAGGACGCTCGGTCCGCCATCGCTCAGCTGCGGGAGGCCGAGAAGGGACAGGCCTCCTTTCTCATTCTCGACCATCTTCCCGCGTCGGTCCCGAACGGGGAGGCCCCCGCCGGCACCACCCCGCTCCGCGACGTGGTGCGCACTACCGACACGGCCTACGACGCCCTCGCCGACACCCTGCTGCACGACTGCTACCTCACCGACACGCTCGACGACGTAGAGGCCGCCGCCGACCAGGCCGAGGGGCCGATCCGCATTTTCGCACGCACCGGCGAGTGGGTGGATGGGCGCGGTGTGGTCAAGGGGGGGAGCCAGACCGAAAACGTCTCCCCCGCCGCCAGTCGGCTGGGCCGCCGCGAGCAGCTGGACCGGGCCCGCGAGCATATGAACGAGCTTCAGCAGAAGTGCGAGAAGCAGGAAACGACCGTTGAGGAGGCGCGGCAGGCCCTCCACGAGATCGACCTGGACGCCCGCCGGGCGGCAGTGCGAGAGGCCGAGGAGGCGCTGTCCGACGTGCAGTCGACGGTCGAGCGGCTGGAGTACGAAAAGGAGTCGGTGGAGGAGCGCCGCCAGGAGCTTCGCGAGCGGGCGGACGAAATTGAGGCCGAGCGGGCCGAGCACCGGGAGCAGGCGGAGGCGCTGCGCGCGCAGGTGGAAGAAGGACAGGAGCGGGTCGATGCCCTCCGGCAGAAACGGGCAGAGGCCGAAGAAGCCCTTGAGGAAGCCGAAGAGCGCGAGCGACAGGCCGTGGACGCCTTCAGCGACGCCAATGTGGCCGCCGTGGAGGCGCGCAACCGGCTGGAGAACCTGGAGCAGGACCTGGAGCGCGCCCGCGAGCGGATTGCCGAGATCGACCAGGCCACCGAGAGGCGGGCGGAGAAGATTGAGGAGTATCAGGAGACGATTGAGGCGGCGCTCGACAAGCAGACGGACCTCGACGAGCAGATCGAGGCCATCCGGAGCGAGCGGGAGGCGCACGACGAGAAGGTCGAAGAGGCCGAAGAGGCGCTACAGAACACCAAGTCGGAGATTGCGGAAGTGGAGTCGCAGTTGCGGTCCCTCCGGCAGGACCGAGAGTCGGCCCTCAACGAAAAGAACGAGGCCGCCGTCCACCTCGCCGAGATTGAGACCCGCATTGAGGATGTGGTGGGGAGCGTGGCGGAGGACTTCGAGCGCGACCTCGCCGACGATCCGGTGGAGGTGCCGGAGGACTTCGACGAGAAAGAGGCCCAGTCCGAGGTCAAGAGCCTGCGCGGCACGATCAACGCGCTGGGGGACGTGAATCCGCTGGCGCTGGAGGAGTACGAGGAGGAGAAGGAGCGCCTCGACTTTTTGCAGGAGCAGAAAGCGGACCTGGAGGAGGCGGAGGAGACGCTGCTCGAAACGATCGAGGAGATCAACTCGACCGCCGCCGAGCGCTTCTTCGAAACCTTTGATCAGATCAAGGACAGCTTCGGCGACATCTTTACGGAGCTCTTTGGAGAGGGCGCCACGGCGGAGCTTGCGCTGGAGGACCCGGACGACCCCATCGACTCGCCCATCGAGATCATCGCCAAGCCGCGCGGCAAGCGGCCGGTGACGCTCGACCAGCTCTCCAGCGGCGAGAAGGCCCTCACGGCCACCGCACTTCTCTTTTCGATCTACCTCGTGAAGCCGAGCCCCTTCTGCGTGCTCGACGAGGTGGACGCCCCGCTCGACGACGCCAACGTGGAGCGCTTCATGAGCCTCGTCCGCCGCTTTGAGGACGAGACCCAGTTCGTGCTCGTGACCCACAACCAGCGCACCATGGCCCTCTCGGACCGCATGTACGGCGTGACGATGGAGGAGCAGGGCGTCTCGACGCTCGTGGGCGTGGAGTTCGACGAGGCGATGGAGCTGACGGAGTAG
- a CDS encoding DUF6122 family protein codes for MIHVALHFIVPLLVALAFYRSRWRNAAVIMMATMIVDVDHLLATPIYDPNRCSIGFHPLHTAPAIVIYAALFVLPLIVGGGERS; via the coding sequence ATGATTCATGTCGCTCTGCACTTCATTGTCCCGCTGCTGGTCGCGCTCGCGTTCTACCGGAGCCGCTGGCGCAACGCGGCGGTGATCATGATGGCGACCATGATCGTCGATGTCGACCACTTGCTGGCCACCCCGATCTACGATCCGAATCGGTGTTCTATCGGGTTTCACCCACTGCACACCGCGCCCGCGATCGTGATCTACGCGGCTCTGTTCGTTCTTCCGCTCATCGTGGGGGGGGGAGAACGATCGTAA
- a CDS encoding DUF5615 family PIN-like protein codes for MRFLVDECTGPAVARWLEEKGHDVFSVYDDAPGIADSKIIRRSHEEGRILITNDKDFGGKVYRERSPHCGIVLLRLGNERGQNKISVLRRLLEEYAGRLPDQFVVAAAEQVRFASKEE; via the coding sequence ATGCGATTTCTGGTAGATGAATGCACGGGGCCAGCCGTTGCACGGTGGCTGGAGGAAAAGGGGCACGATGTCTTTTCAGTGTACGACGATGCACCGGGTATTGCGGATAGCAAGATTATTCGACGGTCGCACGAGGAGGGACGAATTTTGATCACGAACGACAAGGACTTCGGCGGTAAGGTCTACCGTGAACGATCCCCACACTGCGGTATTGTGCTTCTTCGACTCGGTAACGAACGGGGTCAAAATAAGATTTCCGTCCTGCGCCGTCTCTTGGAGGAATATGCAGGTCGCCTCCCAGATCAATTTGTGGTTGCTGCGGCCGAGCAGGTACGGTTCGCGAGCAAGGAAGAGTAA
- a CDS encoding DUF6364 family protein, whose protein sequence is MKSKVTLRIDEDVKRVAKAIAQKPGESVSSMVETYFQLLASEAGETKRSDGRDLGPITRRIAGALDRTDASDEESDSVDL, encoded by the coding sequence ATGAAATCGAAGGTCACACTCCGAATCGACGAGGACGTCAAACGGGTAGCGAAAGCCATTGCCCAGAAGCCAGGAGAAAGCGTCTCCTCGATGGTAGAGACCTACTTCCAACTTCTTGCGAGTGAGGCAGGAGAGACAAAGCGCTCTGATGGGCGGGATCTCGGCCCCATCACCCGCCGGATTGCCGGGGCACTCGATCGTACCGATGCCTCCGACGAGGAATCTGATTCCGTTGATTTGTGA
- a CDS encoding DUF4249 family protein, translating to MISLLSSTKRRFLAGVAVFFLGSVTFGCSDVAFDPFTETHRHYSMSGYLNARADTQVVRVERLRDSLLFGNTSLNATVTMAHPASGQSWTLRDSLFRLGSGRTVRNFWTTAPVHPTETYRISVQPPDNRGASATVTLPDTFAAPKVLSHPVCLRPLTRCGGAFRVEITGIDRLAAAQAVYHHGHSSTVRIDYLDRARPTDDGFIVELDWREAIKRLDNVEAFTCVNVFVAAGGPDWPKADTLTDENAPSYLQPGVWSNVDGGIGFLGGIATMLVDVYPPRDCTVNEERFGRTHAVR from the coding sequence ATGATCTCGCTCCTTTCCTCTACCAAGCGACGGTTCCTTGCAGGAGTTGCTGTTTTCTTCCTTGGCAGTGTCACGTTCGGATGCAGCGACGTCGCGTTCGATCCCTTCACGGAGACGCATCGGCACTACTCTATGAGTGGATACCTCAACGCTCGCGCCGACACCCAGGTCGTGCGTGTTGAGCGGCTGCGAGACTCGCTGCTTTTCGGCAATACGTCCCTCAACGCTACGGTCACGATGGCCCATCCGGCCTCCGGACAGAGCTGGACACTGCGAGACTCTCTTTTTCGACTGGGCTCAGGGCGAACGGTGCGAAATTTCTGGACGACGGCCCCGGTGCACCCGACGGAGACGTACCGGATCTCGGTTCAGCCCCCGGACAATCGGGGCGCCTCTGCAACGGTGACACTCCCCGATACCTTCGCCGCCCCTAAGGTGCTGTCCCATCCCGTCTGTTTGCGTCCTCTCACTCGATGCGGAGGCGCCTTTCGCGTCGAGATTACGGGCATTGATCGCCTCGCAGCGGCACAAGCGGTGTATCATCACGGCCACTCGTCGACAGTCCGGATCGATTACCTAGACCGCGCTCGTCCGACCGACGATGGCTTTATCGTGGAGTTGGACTGGCGTGAAGCGATCAAGCGCCTCGATAATGTGGAGGCCTTCACGTGTGTTAACGTCTTCGTGGCGGCGGGCGGGCCCGACTGGCCGAAAGCGGACACGCTTACTGACGAGAACGCTCCTTCGTACCTACAGCCCGGCGTCTGGTCGAACGTGGACGGGGGCATCGGCTTCTTGGGCGGAATTGCCACGATGCTCGTGGACGTGTATCCCCCTCGCGACTGCACCGTGAACGAGGAGCGCTTCGGGCGCACACACGCCGTACGATAG
- a CDS encoding SgcJ/EcaC family oxidoreductase: MPERPATNDIGYGPAHQPGRIAALWVEAWNDRDADRLASLFAEDAEFVNVTGLWWHDRDAIRRAHAYGFDTIFSESTITLLEKRVTQISGDPEAHGPAACVVHAKMRLEGQTPVGEVERPGVRRNLFSFVVRRTEGTWICISAHNTDVVPGSETNVVGPDGTMRSVSYRSGPDDS; encoded by the coding sequence GTGCCCGAACGTCCTGCGACAAACGATATTGGTTACGGCCCTGCCCACCAGCCCGGGCGCATCGCAGCACTCTGGGTGGAGGCCTGGAACGACCGAGATGCCGACCGGCTGGCCTCTCTCTTCGCAGAGGACGCCGAATTCGTGAACGTCACCGGGCTCTGGTGGCACGACCGTGACGCCATCCGACGCGCTCATGCCTACGGGTTCGACACGATCTTCAGCGAGTCGACAATAACGCTTTTGGAGAAACGGGTGACGCAAATCAGCGGGGACCCGGAGGCGCACGGCCCGGCAGCCTGCGTGGTGCACGCGAAGATGCGGTTGGAGGGACAGACGCCCGTTGGCGAGGTCGAGCGCCCGGGCGTGCGGCGAAATCTCTTCTCGTTTGTCGTGCGCCGGACCGAGGGCACGTGGATCTGCATCTCCGCCCACAACACCGACGTCGTGCCCGGCTCGGAAACGAACGTCGTCGGCCCCGACGGGACGATGCGGTCGGTCAGTTACCGGTCGGGACCCGACGACTCGTGA
- a CDS encoding TonB-dependent receptor has product MVTLNAQQRAPGVSPQVGNPTLIFFGQLLLLIILWLSWPGPSAHAQDALLQGFVTDATSGEALAGANVVVYGSGQKRQGAVTNEEGYFLVDELSPGRYRVRVSFVGYVSHLDTLYLRDPRRYSVQLSPRQQALDEVVVTSRKGAAALNAGRQEIEPSDLRRIPTPGPGGGDLAGYLKTLPGVVSMGDRGGQLFIRGGKPSQNLILMDGIRIYRPFHAVGFFSAFPEDLVSEVELYEGGFGARYSGRISSVMDVSMRGGNNRQFEGRLALSPFLTSLRAEGPVQRGSLSFLGSVRRSTIEQTAPALIGQEVPMKFSDAFFKLQHAGQNFRCSGSTMHTYDRGRVDATRDRSVRWGNLVVGGRCAGFTPGSGSFSEVNVGLTHAFNEIGTKARTRSAHTWGLGVDMHLTHSLGETALIPGDDTKIQWGVYGRRDVWTYHLKEKFQHLRDGSSIVLNVGGHLGMEMSPIDNLDLKPSVALTQPFDYGVSVEPRFRMAWRPWGTEARQLNAALGLYRQTIAGISDERDAGASFTAWVPAPINERRVQALHALTGWRQDMGRLGLSVEGYYKRLTDLPVPRWSPRPRFTTEMRLADGRVYGFDTRVELEQGPFYLYLGYGYMWMQYTAPDGNFGEWFSDPLQSYHPPHDRRHQLKGIGSLDVGRFTTQIRWQYGSGLPFTQPIGFDTLIHWSGLNEHPASDAGTGRVLFQKPYRGRLPTYHRLDLSVEYVIPLSLGQLTLRAGGINAYNRQNLFYYDVFTLQRVDQLPLMPFVSIELETSR; this is encoded by the coding sequence ATGGTGACGCTGAATGCCCAGCAGCGCGCTCCGGGCGTCTCTCCCCAAGTAGGAAATCCAACGCTGATCTTTTTTGGGCAGCTCCTGCTGCTCATCATCCTCTGGCTGTCGTGGCCGGGACCGTCAGCGCACGCCCAGGACGCGTTGCTCCAAGGATTTGTGACCGACGCAACCAGCGGAGAGGCCCTGGCGGGAGCGAACGTTGTCGTGTACGGTTCCGGTCAAAAGCGGCAGGGGGCGGTCACGAACGAAGAAGGGTACTTTCTCGTCGACGAGCTTTCGCCTGGCCGGTATCGGGTTCGGGTGAGTTTCGTGGGCTACGTTTCGCATCTCGATACCCTCTACCTCCGGGACCCGCGCCGGTACAGCGTGCAACTCTCGCCTCGCCAACAGGCCCTGGACGAGGTGGTCGTGACCTCACGGAAAGGAGCGGCGGCCCTGAACGCGGGACGTCAAGAAATTGAGCCAAGTGACCTGCGCCGAATTCCAACGCCGGGTCCGGGCGGCGGTGATCTGGCAGGCTACCTGAAAACTCTTCCGGGGGTTGTGTCAATGGGCGACCGTGGAGGACAGCTCTTTATTCGAGGGGGAAAACCGTCTCAAAATCTCATTCTGATGGACGGAATACGCATCTATCGGCCGTTCCACGCCGTTGGTTTCTTTTCGGCCTTTCCGGAAGATCTCGTGTCCGAGGTGGAATTGTACGAAGGGGGCTTTGGTGCCCGGTATTCGGGACGGATCTCTTCCGTGATGGATGTGTCGATGCGTGGCGGCAACAACCGGCAGTTCGAAGGCCGATTGGCCCTGAGCCCGTTCCTCACGAGCCTGCGCGCCGAAGGGCCGGTCCAAAGGGGATCCCTCTCTTTCCTCGGGTCGGTGCGGCGATCGACGATCGAGCAAACGGCCCCTGCGCTCATCGGGCAGGAGGTCCCCATGAAGTTCAGCGACGCGTTTTTCAAGCTGCAGCACGCAGGACAAAACTTCCGATGCTCAGGGTCGACGATGCATACGTACGACCGCGGCCGCGTCGACGCCACCCGGGACCGATCGGTACGCTGGGGCAACCTGGTTGTGGGAGGACGATGCGCCGGCTTCACCCCGGGCTCTGGGAGTTTTTCCGAGGTCAATGTCGGACTGACGCATGCCTTCAATGAGATTGGGACGAAGGCCCGAACCCGATCGGCCCACACGTGGGGACTCGGTGTAGACATGCACCTCACGCACTCGCTTGGCGAAACAGCTCTGATTCCCGGCGACGACACGAAGATACAATGGGGTGTGTACGGTCGTCGGGACGTGTGGACGTACCACTTAAAAGAGAAATTCCAGCACCTGCGGGACGGATCCTCGATCGTACTAAACGTGGGGGGACACCTCGGAATGGAGATGTCGCCGATCGACAATCTCGATCTGAAACCGAGTGTCGCGCTCACCCAGCCGTTCGACTATGGCGTCAGCGTCGAGCCCCGATTCCGCATGGCGTGGCGCCCCTGGGGCACCGAGGCCCGCCAACTGAATGCGGCCCTTGGCCTGTACCGGCAAACGATTGCGGGGATCAGCGACGAACGAGACGCCGGGGCCTCCTTCACCGCGTGGGTGCCCGCTCCGATCAACGAACGACGGGTCCAGGCGCTTCATGCCTTGACGGGATGGCGACAAGACATGGGTCGCCTTGGCCTATCGGTCGAAGGATACTACAAGCGACTGACCGACCTCCCCGTCCCCCGCTGGAGCCCACGCCCTCGATTTACCACTGAAATGCGTTTGGCCGACGGCCGGGTCTACGGTTTCGACACCCGTGTCGAACTTGAGCAAGGACCTTTCTATCTGTACCTCGGCTACGGGTACATGTGGATGCAATACACCGCGCCTGACGGGAATTTCGGTGAGTGGTTCAGTGATCCTCTGCAGTCGTACCATCCCCCTCACGACCGACGCCACCAACTGAAGGGCATCGGAAGCCTCGACGTGGGACGCTTTACAACGCAGATCCGCTGGCAGTACGGGTCGGGGCTGCCCTTCACCCAGCCCATTGGATTTGATACCCTGATTCACTGGTCCGGCCTCAACGAACACCCGGCGTCTGACGCCGGGACGGGTCGGGTACTGTTCCAGAAGCCCTATCGCGGCCGCCTGCCGACCTATCATCGGTTGGACCTCTCGGTGGAATACGTCATCCCGCTCTCGCTCGGCCAACTCACGCTCCGGGCCGGCGGCATCAACGCCTACAACCGGCAAAATCTGTTTTACTACGACGTGTTCACCCTGCAACGCGTTGACCAGTTGCCTCTTATGCCCTTCGTTTCAATCGAGCTGGAGACGTCCCGATGA